A single genomic interval of Ignavibacteria bacterium harbors:
- a CDS encoding class 1 fructose-bisphosphatase, with protein sequence MKKFITLERFINEQEAQHPTASGEFSAILHDLSLAAKLVWREVSKAGLVNILGASGTTNASGDEVKKLDEYADETIYKAMDHGGHLCVMASEENEDILQIPDNYKKGKYVLLFDPLDGSSNIDANITLGSIFSIFKRVSPSGNGTREDCLQKGIYQVAAGYVIYGTSTMFVYTTGNGVHGFTLDPTVGEFLLSHENITIPKKGKIYSINEGNYAKWDDRMKRYIEYLKQEDKATQRPYSLRYIGTLVGDFHRTLLYGGIFCYPGDQKNPEGKLRLMYEGNPMSMLVEHAGGKGSTGFQRVLEVEPKALHQRVPLFIGSDEDVKLAEEFVQGKR encoded by the coding sequence ATGAAAAAATTTATCACACTCGAACGCTTCATCAATGAACAAGAAGCGCAACATCCAACTGCATCGGGAGAATTTTCTGCAATACTTCACGATTTATCGCTCGCGGCAAAACTTGTGTGGCGTGAAGTGAGTAAAGCAGGACTCGTCAATATCCTTGGCGCATCAGGAACAACTAATGCAAGCGGTGATGAAGTGAAAAAACTCGATGAGTACGCAGACGAAACTATTTACAAAGCGATGGACCATGGCGGGCATCTTTGCGTAATGGCGTCGGAAGAGAACGAAGACATTTTGCAAATTCCCGATAACTACAAAAAAGGAAAATATGTTTTACTATTTGATCCGCTCGATGGCTCTTCCAATATTGATGCGAACATTACGCTCGGTTCTATTTTCAGTATTTTCAAACGCGTTTCGCCAAGTGGAAATGGCACGCGTGAAGATTGTTTACAAAAAGGAATTTATCAAGTCGCTGCGGGATATGTTATTTACGGAACAAGTACAATGTTCGTGTATACAACGGGAAACGGCGTTCACGGATTTACACTTGACCCGACCGTTGGTGAATTTTTACTTTCACACGAAAATATTACTATTCCAAAAAAAGGAAAAATTTACAGCATCAATGAAGGCAATTATGCAAAGTGGGACGATAGAATGAAACGCTACATTGAATATTTGAAGCAAGAAGATAAAGCGACACAACGTCCGTACTCGCTACGATATATCGGCACACTCGTTGGCGATTTTCACCGAACATTATTGTACGGTGGAATATTCTGTTATCCTGGAGACCAAAAAAATCCTGAAGGAAAGTTGCGTTTGATGTATGAGGGAAATCCGATGTCCATGCTCGTAGAACACGCGGGAGGGAAAGGGAGCACTGGATTTCAGCGCGTGTTGGAGGTGGAGCCAAAAGCGCTGCATCAACGCGTTCCTCTTTTCATTGGCAGTGATGAAGATGTGAAACTTGCGGAAGAATTTGTGCAAGGAAAGCGATAG